The Pseudomonadota bacterium genome includes the window GTAAGCGACCAGGATCATTGTCGAGTCGCGGTGCGGGTTGCGGCTGGTCTTCTTGACCGTCTGACGCAGGCCCTCGACCTGCGGTTCGGTCAAAAACCGCGGGGCTTTTCGCCTCTGTCGAGGCGCCCTCGCGTGCTCTGTGGACTTGCGGGTTTGTGCCGGTTGGGGCAGGGTCAAGATCTCGGCCATAGTCCTAATACTATCGGCGCCCGGAAGAGCGACTTGCGGCTTCGTACCCCGTCTTGAGGGCCCGAGCAGCTAAGGCGAGTGGGAACTGGCGGCGAGGGCTTTGCTCTGTGGTCCAGGGCGTGGATTAGTCCACAGGTTGTGGGGGTGCGAGCCCACGTCGCCATAGATCACCCTGCGCCCGTTGGAGCAGGAACCGCATCCGACCCAAAACTGCCGGGAGCGCGCACCTTTGATCAAATCACCCGCCCCACCCCCTTGCAGACGAAGTCCGGTCAGGAGAGATCGATTGATCGATCGCGACGGGGAGACGTGCCAGTGTGCGTAAGCACGCCCTCCTAGAGTCCGTAGGCACCACGCTCTATGGTGGTGGCATGAACGAAGAGAAGCACCACTTTTTGGACCCGGACTTTGCCTTTATCCGGAAGCTCTGTCCGCAGTTCTCGGAAGATGAGCTGCGGGAGGCGAATGCCGCTTTTATGGTCTACCTGAGCGTGTGCTTACGGATTTTTGAGAGGCTAGAGGAAGGGGAGGGAAAGCGTTTTTCTTCCTTGACAGAAAAGGATGCTGAGATACGATCGGATCGATCGGCTCTATAGTGCCTGTGCCGATCTTCTCTTCCTTCTCTCACCATGAAGCCCGTCTATGCCTACATACGCGTCTCTACCGCAAAGCAAGGAGAACAAGGCGTCTCCCTTCAGGAACAGCAAGAAGCGATTGAGCGATACGCGGAGAAGCACGCATTGAGCATTGTCTCCTGCTTTGAGGAGCGCGAAACGGCGGCCAAGCGAGGCCGGCCAGTATTTTCGCGCATGCTCTCCCTTCTCCGGCAAGGCAGAGCGACTGGAGTCGTTATCCACAAGATTGACCGGAGCGCCAGGAATCTCCGGGACTGGGCGGATCTCGGGCAGTTGATTGACGAAGGGGTAGAGATCCACTTCGCGCACGAGAGTCTTGATCTGCATTCGCGCGGAGGACGACTTGCCGCCGACATCCAGGCTGTGATCGCTGCGGACTACATCCGGAATCTGCGGCAGGAGACGAAGAAGGGGTTCTATGGGCGACTCAAGCAAGGCATCTACCCTCTTGCTGCGCCGGCGGGGTATCTCGACCAAGGAAAGGGCAAAGCGAAAGCACTTGATCCGGTCACAGCTCCCCTTGTCCGGAGAGCGTTCGACCTCTATGCAAGGGGCAACTGGGGCCTTGTCGCTCTCTCGGAGGAAATGCGGCGTCTCGGATTCAAGACGAAGCGGGGAGGGAAGATGGCGAAGAACAAGCTCTCGACAATCTTGAACAACCCCTTCTACTTCGGTCTCATCCGCATCAAGCGCACCGGCGAGATGTTCCGGGGCGCGCATGAGCCTCTGGTAAGCAAGGCGCTCTTCGATCGCGTCCATCTTGTTCTCTCTGGAAAGCACCGATTGAAGTTTGTAAAGCACGACTTCATCTTCCGCCGGCTCCTCACTTGCGCCGAATGCACACACGCGCTCATCGGAGAGCGGCAGAAAGGACATGTCTACTATCGCTGCCATTCCCGCGAGTGCCCAATGACAGGCATACGAGAAGAGGCGGTAGAGCAAAGCATCACGGAGGTCCTCTCGCCACTTTCCCTTACTCCCGAGGAACTGGAGGAAATAAGGGGTAAGATCCACGCCTTACGAGAGAACTGGGATGGAGAGCGCGACCGAGAGATGCGAGCCGTGACGCTTGAGCTGGGGAACCTTCGTGGGCGGCTCGATCGACTGACCGATGCCTACCTTGACCGAACGATCGACAAGCAAGCCTTTGAGGAGCGGCGCGCAACGCTCCTGTTTGAGGAGAAAGCGATCGAGGAACGACTGCAAGACATCAGGAACGGAAAACAGCCCGTCCCCGATCGTCTCGACAAATTCCTCGAACTCGTAAAATCCTTATGTTGCAATTACAAAACGGCAATTCCAGAAGAAAAGCGTGAAATACTCCGATCCGTCACCTCGAACCGGGCCATAGGGCCAAAAAACGTTGAAATACAATTGCGATCCCCGTTTCTGGAGCTGGCAAATAGGGGTATCGTCCAATGTGGTGGCCCTGATCGGGCCGTACCTCGAACTTGTGCCGGCGTTTCTGACACTGTGGCAAGTTCTCCTCCTCAACAACCCCGCACCTCGCTTGATGCTTTCTTCGAGACGCTGGTAGGGTGGTTGGAAAAGAATCCGGATGCATTTGCTCCCAAGACGAACGTATCAACCGAGTGAATGATCTCTAATGACTGCCCGATGCTTGCACCGGTCGCCTTCTTTTCCACAATATCATAAATAGCCCAAGTTGCACATTAACGGAGTCTTTGTATTCGCCACAACCACATTCTTAGGCATACCGGTCCCCTTGACTATGGTCCGCATATGGTTGGATGCGCAGGCCCCGGTGTTCAAAGCTGGGCCGTAATTGCTTCAGGAATCCATCGTTTATCATTGCTGACGTGATGTAGTTCAAATCCTCTTGGGACAAGCCGAACAAGTCAGCCACCACCCTGTCCAGTTCCATTAGCGCGTCTTGGAACACGCGGGCCGGGTCCATGCTGCGCATTAGGTCAATGGCTGTAACCACGGCTTCAATGTTGGCAGGCACAAGCAAGGTGCCCAGCGTCTCTACATCGAAGGTGAAATCCTTGCCTTCGTCCACCAATCGCTCCAGCATGTACGCAAGATAGCGGCGCAGCGCGGGATTGGGCACCTTGATTCTGAAGGAGGGGTCATCACTGGTCACCTCATCACCCTGTTCATGAACCACAGTAACCACGGCCCCGGACGCTGCGCCCGTCAGGTCCGCACCGGCTACCAGCGGGCTGTTCTCTGCAAACAGGTCAAACAGCGCCTTTTTTTGGTTGTCAGCAATGAGCCGTTCCACATGCCGGTGAGCGTTGGCCAAATCCTTGTCCTTGCTGATGAGTCCGATACCTGCGGCTCGCAACGCAGTGATGTCGTCAACCCCGCGGTTGGGTGGTATTGGCAGCAGCAACACGCTGCGCTTGAACCAATGCGTGGTTAAGTCTTCAATTATGCTGGCGCGGAGCGCCTTGATTGCGAACCACTGAATGATGCGGGACATAAGGTAAAGATTCAGCGGGAAGTCTTCCGCAAGCTGGGCCATCAGTACGGTATTCTGAAACGCGGTATTGGGGGGTACAGGGCAAGCGATTGGCAACTGTGAGATTTCCCTAACCGCGTACAGCTTGGAGAAATCGAACAGATGCCGATACGCGTACAACCGAAGCGAATCTACAAAGGAGCGGTCCTGGTCCCAGTAGCCCATTGGTTTGCCCCTTGGGCCTTCTGGAAACACGTTCTGGCCTTTGTAAACTGGCCAGCCGGAATCAACGATGGCGCGCGCGCTGCCCAGCTTGATGCCGTACGCCAGCATCACATATGATTCCCATTCGAGCGAATTGGAACCGGCTGGTATTTGCTCAACAGCGTTGGCCTGTGCAGTGCCCACTTTCCGGTGGCCCTTGCGCTTATAGACAACCTTTACAATGCTACCCAGCCGCGGAGCTTGCGCCATGCGCCCAAGCAAGCTGGCGTCTGCGGCTGACACCTTGGTCAGAATTGCTGCGGTATCCTCTTCAGCAGCGTCGGCCATCCATGGCGCTGCGCCCAGGCCAGTGGGAATGTATGCGGATTGGGAAATCTGGTTGCGTTTAACCGTGGACCGTTCTGCCTTGCTGAAGTCGATTGTATCGGTGTACGCGTCGTAGCAGCCCATGGACAGCGTGGACATAACAACTTCATCGTCTTCTGTCCCCGGCCTGTTCTCCAGAACGAAAATGATGGTGGGGCGTTTGATCCCCCGGAAGGTCTTCTTTCGCAGCGCTTCCATGTCTGCGATTTCGACCAACTTGAATTCCATTAGTACTCGGCGTAGCGGCCCCGAATAAGCAGCGTCCAGCACGCCCATGGGCACGATGAAGGACACGCGGCCCGCGGGCCGCACCCAGCCGCGTATCGCACGGTATAGGAAATGGATGTACAGGTCTACCTGCCCATGAGCCACTTCCTCATACGCCCACAGGGTCCCTTCATCAACCGACAACCTGTGGGGGCGCACATAGGGTGGGTTCCCGATTACGATGTCATACTGCTTGAGCACTATCTGTCTGAGGCGTCTGGGCACGCTGGCCAAGCGCTTACGGCGCAGGTCACTTGCCACCGTGGGAAAGTCCAACGCCGTTTGAGACGCGCTGGTATCAAGCCCCCTGATAAGGGGCACGCCAAACGTGTCCAGTGAAGAGTGACCCCCTTGCACCTGAATAGCTGGCATCAGCTGTGCGGCCAGGGTGCGGATTTCAGCCGGTGACTTACCGGTGAACAGGTCAATGTTGTGCCAAAGCAGTTGTATCTGGGCAAGCGACACGGAAAACGGGCTGATGTCCAATCCATGCAGCCGTCGCAACGTCAGTGTTACCGTCTGTTCCGTGAGCATGCCAGCGGTACGTAGCCGGTCCACGTCCTGATTGAGTGCTTCTACCAAGAATGTCCCTGTTCCGCATGCCGGGTCCAGCACGGTCTTGGTTGAATTGTATTCGCAGCGTTCCAACATGTAGCGAGCAATCTCTGGACGCGTAAACACCTCGCCCAATGCGCGCCGCTTTCCAGGGTCTAAGTAGTGATCATAGACGCCAGAAAGGATGTCACCATGTATGGCCCTGAAGTCCCAGCGTGACAGCAAGTACATGGCGTGCAGCAGCGCAGAGCTGAAGTTTTCGTCTGAACTATCAAGAACCCAGTCCAGGATGTTCTGATCGAAGAGGTTCCGGTACAATTCAGCCGATTGCCGGTAGGTTTCCATTAGCAACGCCTGCATAGGCTTCGAATAGTAAGCTGCGTAGCGGGCAAACACTTCCACACCGCCGTTACTGATGTAGCGCTTCAGAAACCCATGGTCTTCAGAAAACCTGACCATGAGCATGCGTGAGACGATTAGGGAGGCCGTTTCATAGATGAATGACTCAACCACCTTGCCGCTATCCGTCAGCTTGCTGCCGGTGCGTCGGGACTTCAGCAGGGAAATGTCTCCTTCGATGCCCATTCTCGTGGCGTACCCGCCCAGCAGATGCTTCTCAATTCTTAACGCGTATAGGTGCGGCTTAACATCAGCCGCAAAGCGGTCATGCGCTTCCGGGTATTCCGCGATATCTACACGGTGGGAAGCGAACGCGCAATTTCTTCATCAACGATGTTGGTGAGCTCGATTGGGAATCCCAAAGTGTTCCAGTCATAAAGCGCCGGCCCCCATCGGGATTCCATTTCTCTTATTAGTGCGTTCGCAGCGGTCAAGTCCGGTACCACCTTTGTGTCCACCAATTGCGTGACCGCACTGCTGAGTATGAATGCTATCTCCCGAATGGTTTCAGTGAAGTGATGTTTGCCCAGTTCATCGATAGACTGAAACGCGTACCGCGTCTTGCCATCCCGAAAGTCCTTTAGTTGTTCTTCCAAGGCCACGTGTTCGGGCCGCAAGTCCCCGAAGCACGTAGCGAACCGTTCTGGATCAGTAAGATTTTCCCATAAGTGAACGGAAGGCTCCGTCTTGGCCATGACATCCCATTTGTGGACTTCCCGTTGATCCAGGATGAAAAACCACCGCGTCCCGGCTTTAATGTACTTCTTTTTCTCCTTGTATATACCAGACGCGTTCTCGGACACATCACGACCGCGTTTCACTTCAAAGACACCATACGCGTGGTCCGGGGTCTTAATAGCGCGGCCACTCTTGGTACTGAATACGGTCAGGTCAGGGATGTGGCGACTACCGGCGAAAGCTGAGTCCACGACAACTTGGTCTGACTTCAGGCCGATTCCAAATGCCGGGGTGACAAGAAGATCACGGATGAACGGGTAAAGGTTACGTTCCCCAGAGGAATCATTACGGAACTGCGCG containing:
- a CDS encoding recombinase family protein, with translation MKPVYAYIRVSTAKQGEQGVSLQEQQEAIERYAEKHALSIVSCFEERETAAKRGRPVFSRMLSLLRQGRATGVVIHKIDRSARNLRDWADLGQLIDEGVEIHFAHESLDLHSRGGRLAADIQAVIAADYIRNLRQETKKGFYGRLKQGIYPLAAPAGYLDQGKGKAKALDPVTAPLVRRAFDLYARGNWGLVALSEEMRRLGFKTKRGGKMAKNKLSTILNNPFYFGLIRIKRTGEMFRGAHEPLVSKALFDRVHLVLSGKHRLKFVKHDFIFRRLLTCAECTHALIGERQKGHVYYRCHSRECPMTGIREEAVEQSITEVLSPLSLTPEELEEIRGKIHALRENWDGERDREMRAVTLELGNLRGRLDRLTDAYLDRTIDKQAFEERRATLLFEEKAIEERLQDIRNGKQPVPDRLDKFLELVKSLCCNYKTAIPEEKREILRSVTSNRAIGPKNVEIQLRSPFLELANRGIVQCGGPDRAVPRTCAGVSDTVASSPPQQPRTSLDAFFETLVGWLEKNPDAFAPKTNVSTE
- a CDS encoding N-6 DNA methylase, translated to MGIEGDISLLKSRRTGSKLTDSGKVVESFIYETASLIVSRMLMVRFSEDHGFLKRYISNGGVEVFARYAAYYSKPMQALLMETYRQSAELYRNLFDQNILDWVLDSSDENFSSALLHAMYLLSRWDFRAIHGDILSGVYDHYLDPGKRRALGEVFTRPEIARYMLERCEYNSTKTVLDPACGTGTFLVEALNQDVDRLRTAGMLTEQTVTLTLRRLHGLDISPFSVSLAQIQLLWHNIDLFTGKSPAEIRTLAAQLMPAIQVQGGHSSLDTFGVPLIRGLDTSASQTALDFPTVASDLRRKRLASVPRRLRQIVLKQYDIVIGNPPYVRPHRLSVDEGTLWAYEEVAHGQVDLYIHFLYRAIRGWVRPAGRVSFIVPMGVLDAAYSGPLRRVLMEFKLVEIADMEALRKKTFRGIKRPTIIFVLENRPGTEDDEVVMSTLSMGCYDAYTDTIDFSKAERSTVKRNQISQSAYIPTGLGAAPWMADAAEEDTAAILTKVSAADASLLGRMAQAPRLGSIVKVVYKRKGHRKVGTAQANAVEQIPAGSNSLEWESYVMLAYGIKLGSARAIVDSGWPVYKGQNVFPEGPRGKPMGYWDQDRSFVDSLRLYAYRHLFDFSKLYAVREISQLPIACPVPPNTAFQNTVLMAQLAEDFPLNLYLMSRIIQWFAIKALRASIIEDLTTHWFKRSVLLLPIPPNRGVDDITALRAAGIGLISKDKDLANAHRHVERLIADNQKKALFDLFAENSPLVAGADLTGAASGAVVTVVHEQGDEVTSDDPSFRIKVPNPALRRYLAYMLERLVDEGKDFTFDVETLGTLLVPANIEAVVTAIDLMRSMDPARVFQDALMELDRVVADLFGLSQEDLNYITSAMINDGFLKQLRPSFEHRGLRIQPYADHSQGDRYA